Proteins from a genomic interval of Lycium ferocissimum isolate CSIRO_LF1 chromosome 2, AGI_CSIRO_Lferr_CH_V1, whole genome shotgun sequence:
- the LOC132047343 gene encoding probable serine/threonine-protein kinase PBL7, with protein MGYCPCFRSKKKGINLKTKLSNNYVPIEAAPTTPIKSDLPDNEVKYSTVLEPKQQVSISKDGSPPRSNLPTFSYRDLATATNNFRRESIIGEGGFGPVFKGQLETGQVVAVKKLNHSGLQGDKEFFVEVHMLSLLQHPNLVNLIGYCIEGEQRLLIYEFMPLGSLEYHLHDMTPDMEPLDWDTRMIIASGAAKGLDYLHNQADRPVIYRDLKSANILLGEGFHAKLSDFGLAKFGPSADDTHVSTRVMGTHGYCAPEYAGTGKLTMKSDIYSFGVLLLELITGCRAMDDTREHGKEMLVDWARPMLKDRMNFVQLADPMLRGKFPQSVFRRVVELALMCVQDDPHARPHTKDIVLAFSYFASQKHDSHAAQSNQIGSQGEELTNGSPVDFNGAGIDVKEMRALNKDQERERAVAEAKKWGETWREKGKQNVEDDFDYKSRW; from the exons ATAATGAGGTCAAATATAGCACAGTCTTGGAACCCAAACAGCAAGTATCGATATCAAAAGACGGTTCTCCTCCGAGAAGCAACCTTCCAACTTTCTCATACCGGGATCTTGCAACTGCGACAAACAATTTCAGGCGAGAATCCATTATTGGGGAAGGTGGCTTTGGGCCAGTATTCAAAGGGCAGCTTGAGACTGGCCAG GTCGTGGCTGTTAAGAAGCTAAATCATTCAGGTCTTCAAGGGGATAAGGAGTTCTTTGTGGAGGTTCACATGCTTTCACTGCTGCAGCACCCTAACCTGGTTAATCTAATTGGTTACTGCATTGAAGGAGAGCAACGCCTTCTTATCTATGAATTCATGCCTCTAGGATCTCTGGAGTATCATCTCCACG ATATGACGCCTGACATGGAGCCATTGGATTGGGATACCAGGATGATAATAGCATCTGGGGCTGCCAAAGGCCTTGATTACCTTCACAACCAAGCTGATCGTCCTGTTATCTACAGGGACCTTAAGTCAGCAAACATATTATTGGGTGAGGGTTTCCATGCTAAACTTTCTGACTTCGGTCTTGCAAAGTTTGGTCCAAGTGCAGACGATACACATGTGTCAACTCGGGTTATGGGCACTCATGGATATTGCGCACCTGAGTATGCTGGAACTGGAAAACTGACTATGAAATCAGACATATATAGTTTTGGTGTGCTCTTGTTGGAGCTAATTACTGGATGTAGAGCAATGGATGACACTCGCGAACATGGAAAAGAAATGCTTGTTGACTGG GCACGTCCTATGTTGAAAGACCGCATGAACTTTGTACAATTAGCGGATCCAATGTTAAGAGGCAAGTTTCCACAATCTGTTTTCCGCAGGGTAGTAGAACTGGCGTTAATGTGTGTTCAGGATGATCCCCACGCTCGACCTCACACGAAAGACATTGTGCTTGCTTTCAGTTACTTTGCATCCCAAAAGCATGATTCACATGCTGCTCAGTCAAATCAGATTGGATCTCAAGGAGAAGAACTAACAAATGGGAGCCCTGTTGATTTTAATGGAGCTGGGATCGATGTAAAGGAAATGAGAGCTTTGAACAAGGATCAAGAGCGGGAGCGAGCTGTTGCTGAGGCCAAGAAGTGGGGCGAGACCTGGAGAGAGAAAGGGAAACAAAATGTGGAAGATGATTTTGATTATAAATCAAGGTGGTGA